Below is a window of Streptomyces genisteinicus DNA.
TTCGCCCGGGGCAAGAAGTTCGCCGTCGTCTGCGTCGCCGAGGGCGCGCATCCCGCCGAGGGGTCGATGGCCTACGAGAAGGGCGAGATCGACCAGTTCGGCCACGAGCGCTTCCAGGGCATCGGCAACCGGCTCGCCGCCGAACTGGAACGGCGGCTGGGCAAGGAGGCCAAGCCCGTCATCCTCGGCCATGTGCAGCGCGGCGGCACGCCGACCGCGTACGACCGCGTCCTCGCCACCCGTTTCGGCTGGTACGCCGTCGAGGCCGCGCACCGGGGCGAGTTCGGCATGATGACCGCGCTGCGCGGCACCGAGGTCGTGATGGTGCCGCTGGCCGAGGCGGTCACCCGGCTGAAGACGGTGCCCGAGGACCGCATGTTCGAGGCGGAGTCCGTCTTCTGACGGCCGCGCCCGGCGGACCGGGCCGGGCGGGGCCCGCGGGGCGCCGTGGTTCAGTCGCGCGCCAGGGCCCAGAAGTGCTCCAGTATCCGGTCCAGGAAGTCGCGCCCCGGGCCGCCCGTGTCCTCCGAGGCGTCACCCCAGCTGAGCGTCGCCACCGTCCGTGACTGGTAGTCGGAGTGCAGCCGCTGGAGCACGGCTTCGAGCCGGGCGCGTTCCATCGGCACCATCCGCGCGACCGGGCGGACGTACGCCTGCCACCGCGCGCCGACCGCGCCGCGCAGCAGGTCGGCGAGTTCCCGGTCCCGGCCGGTGACGGCCAGCAGGTCGCGGGGGGACAGTTCCAGCGCCTCGGCGAGGGCGGCGGTCTGGCGTTCGCCGCCGCGCCAGCGGCGGGATTCCTCCATCCGGGCGTACGCTCCGGCGTCCAGGCCGATCCGGCGTGCCAGGTCCTCGGAGGTCCAGCCGCGGGCGATGCGGTGCTCCCGCAAGGTGGTCGCGCCGGCCAGCAGTTCGGCGGGCGAGCACCACAGCACACCTGCCAGGGCGGTGAGTTCGCGGGTGCCGGGTGTCGCGGTGCCCCGCTCCCAGGCGACCACGGTGTCGGGGGTGACCGTCAGGCCGTACTGGGCCCGCAGCCCGTAGGAGACATGACCGGGAGCCATGCCCAGGGCTTCGCGCAGACGGCGGGCGGCGAGGGAGTCGAAGGGCGGGGAGGAGGGCTGGTGCACGCGCACACCGTACGGGCGGGCCACCGGCGGCGACTACGGTGCGTTCGCCCCAAGCCACAGCTTGTCGGAAGGTCCCAACCGGGCTCCCGGCGTTCCGGCTACCCGGTGGTAGCCGGAACGCCCCCAGGTCAGCGCCGCGAGCTCAGCCAGCGGTACTGGAGCTCCGGACGGCCCACCTGTCCGTACTGCGGCGCCCGGTCCGCCCGGCCCGCGGTGACCAGGTGCTCCAGATAGCGCCGGGCCGTGATGCGCGAGATCCCGACCGACGCGGCGGCCTCCGTCGCGGTCAGGCCCTGCGGCGACTCGCGCAGGGTCCGGGTGACCGCCTCCAGGGTGGGCCCGCTCAGGCCCTTGGGCAGCGTCGTCCCGGTGCGCGGGGCGCGCAGCGCGGCGAGCGCCCGGTCGACCTCGTCCTGCCCGCTCGCCTCCCCGGCGGCCGCCCGGAACTCCGCGTAGCGGTCCAGCCGGTCGCGGAGCGTCGCGAAGGTGAAGGGCTTCAGCACGTACTGCACGACGCCCAGCGACACGCCCTCCCGGACGATCGCCAGGTCCCGGGCGGACGTCACGGCGATCACGTCGGCCGAGTGCCCGGCCGCGCGCAGCGACCGCACCAGGTGCAGACCGTGCCCGTCGGGCAGGTAGAGGTCGAGCAGGAGCAGGTCCACCTCCGTGCGTTCCAGCGCCCGGACGGCCTCCGCCCGTGAGTGGGCGACGCCGACGACGGCGAACCCGGCGACCCTGCCCACGTAGAGGGCGTGGGCGTCGGCGGCGACGGGGTCGTCCTCGACGACCAGAACCCTGATGGTCATGCGCGCGACTCCGTCGGCTGCTCCGGCGCCGGTCTCCCGGCGGTGATCAGCGGCAGCCGGACCGTGAACTCGGCCCCGCCGTCCGTGCCGCGCCCCACGTCCACCGTCCCGCGGCCGCGGCGCACCGCCTGCCGCACCAGGGCCAGTCCGATCCCGCGGCCCGGACCGTGCGTGGACCAGCCGCGCCGGAAGACGTCCTCCGCCCGGTCGGGCGACACCCCGGGGCCGCTGTCGGCGACCCGGACGAGCAGTTCGTCCTCCCCGGCCCGCAGCGTCACGGTGACCCGCGCCCGCGTGCCGCCGGGCGGCGGAGCACCGGCGCCCCCGGGCGCACCCTGCGCCGGGACCCGCGCGGGCGGCGCCACATCCGGCGCGCCGGCGGGGCGGGCCGCGCCCCGCCCGGGAGCCGCCCCGGACCCGGGGCCGGCGGGTGCGGGCGCCGGGTCAGCGGGGGCGTGCGCGGCGGGCGCCTGTCCGGTGGGGGCGTGGACGGTGTGCGCGGGCCCGGGCGGGCCGGGCTCCGGGGCCGCGGGGGAGGGGACGCCGCCGGCCGCGTCCACGGCGTTGTCGATCAGGTTGCCGAGGATGGTGACCAGGTCCCGGGGCGGCAGGGTGTGCGGCAGGACGTGGTCGTCGATGCGGCTGTCCTCGGTCAGCACCAGCTCCACGCCCCGCTCGTTGGCCTGGGCCGTCTTGCCGAGCAGCAGCGCGGCGAGCACGGGTTCGCCCACGGCCCCCACCACGCGGTCCGTCAGCACCTGCGCCAGCTCCAGCTCCGCCGTGGCGAAGTCGACCGCCTCGTCCGCGCGCCCGAGTTCGATCAGGGAGACCACGGTGTGCAGCCGGTTCGCCGCCTCGTGGGCCTGCGAACGCAGCGCCTGGGTGAAACCGCGCTCCGAGTCCAGCTCGCCGGAGAGCGCCTGGAGCTCGGTGTGGTCCCGCAGGGTGACCACGGTGCCGCGCTGCTCGCCGCCGACCACCGGCCGGGTGTTCACCACGACGACCCGGTCGGCGGTCAGATGCACCTCGTCCACCCGCGGCTCGGAGGCGAGCAGCGCCCCCGTCAGCGGCGCGGGCAGTCCGAGGTCCGCCACGGGGCGGCCCACCGCGTCGTCGCCGAGACCGAGCAGCTCCCGTGCCCCGTCGTTCGCCAGCGCGATCCGCCGGCGGCCGTCCAGCATCACCAGCCCCTCCCGCACGGCGTGCAGCGCGGCCTGGTGGAAGTCGTGCATCCGGCCCAGCTCGGCGGCGTTCATGCCGTGGGTGTGGCGGCGCAGGCGGGCGTTGATCACGTAGGTGCCCGCGCCGCCGAGGGCCAGGGCCGCGCCCGCGGCGACGAGCAGGGCCGTGACCTGCTCCCGCACCTGCTGGGTGATCTCCTCGACGGTGATGCCCGCGCTCACGATGGCGACGACCCTCCCGCCGTCGAGGACGGGGGCCACCGTGCGCACCGAGAGCCCGAGGGTGCCCTCGAACTGCTCGCTCAGCACCCCGCCGCGCTGGGCCGGCCCGATGTGGCCGAGATACGTCTCCCCTATCCGCTCCGGCGTCGGATGGGTCCACCGCCGCCCCTCCGGGTCCATGATCACGACGAAGTCCATGCCGGCGTCCTTGCGCAGCGCCTCGGCGTAGGGCTGGAGCACCGCCGACGGGTCCGCGGACCGCACGGCCTCGGCGACCGAGGGGGAGCGGGCGGCGGCGGCCGCGGTGGCCGTGGTCTGCAGCCGGGCCGACTCCTCGGCCTGGGACTGGTCCGTGACGTAGGCGAAGAGCGCGCAGCCCGCCACGATCGCGGCGACCAGCACGACCTGCATGGCGAAGAGCTGGCCCGCGAGGCTGCGGGGACGGGGGAGGCGCATGCGTTCAGTCTGCCTGGCCGGATTTGTGTGAACGAAACGAACGCAACGGTGACCGGTGTCACAGCGCTGGTGGATAGTCGCGGGGATCCATCGGGACATGGACGCGCACACTCGACGAGGAGGACCCCGTGGCCACAGCCAACGGCAGGCGGGACCGTACCCACTATCTCTACATCGCGGTCATCGCCGCGGTCGCGCTCGGTATCGCCGTGGGGTTCGCCGCCCCCGGGGTCGCTGTCGAGCTGAAGCCCATCGGCACGGGCTTCGTGAACCTCATCAAGATGATGATCTCGCCGGTGATCTTCTGCACCATCGTGCTGGGCATCGGTTCGGTGCGGAAGGCCGCCAAGGTCGGTGCCGTCGGCGGTCTCGCCCTCGGCTACTTCCTGGTGATGTCGACCGTCGCCCTGGCCATCGGCCTCCTCGTCGGCAACCTGCTGGAGCCCGGCTCCAGCCTGCACATCACGGAGGCGACCCGGGAGGCGGGTGCCGCCCAGGCGGAGGGCACGGGCGAGAGCACCGCGGACTTCCTCCTCGGCATCATCCCGACGACCCTGGTCTCCGCGTTCACCGAGGGCGAGGTGCTCCAGACCCTGCTGGTGGCCCTGCTCGCCGGCTTCGCGCTCCAGGCGATGGGCTCCGCGGGCGAGCCGGTGCTGCGCGGCATCGGCCACATCCAGCGCCTGGTCTTCCGCATCCTCGCCATGATCATGTGGGCGGCGCCGATCGGTGCCTTCGGCGCCATCGCGGCGGTCGTCGGCGAGACCGGGCTCGACGCGCTGAAGTCGCTGGCGGTCATCATGATCGGCTTCTACGTCACCTGTGCGCTGTTCGTCTTCGTGATCCTCGGGCTGCTGCTGCGCCTCGTCGCCGGGGTGAACCTCTTCGCGCTGCTGAAGTACCTGGGCCGCGAGTTCCTGCTGATCGTCTCGACGTCGTCGTCCGAGTCGGCCCTGCCGCGGCTGATCGCGAAGATGGAGCACATGGGCGTCAGCAAGCCCGTGGTCGGCATCACCGTGCCCACCGGCTACTCCTTCAACCTGGACGGCACCGCCATCTACCTGACGATGGCCTCGCTGTTCATCGCCAACGCCACCGGCGACCCGCTGAGCGCGGGGGAGCAGATCTCGCTCCTGGTCTTCATGATCATCGCCTCGAAGGGCGCCGCCGGTGTCACCGGCGCGGGACTCGCGACGCTCGCCGGCGGTCTCCAGTCGCACCGCCCCGAACTCGTCGACGGCGTCGGCCTGATCGTCGGCATCGACCGCTTCATGAGCGAGGCGCGCGCCCTGACGAACTTCGCCGGCAACGCGGTCGCCACCGTCCTCGTCGGCACCTGGACCAAGGAGATCGACAAGGAGCGCGTCGACCTCGTCCTGGCGGGCAAGGCGCCCTTCGACGAGGCCACCCTGCTCGACGACCACGCCCCCGCCGAGGAGACCGCCGCACTCCCCGAGCCGCGTGACGACCAGCGGGAGCCGGCCAAGGTCTGACCCCTCCCCGCCCGCTCCGCGCAGGCCCCCGGTGTCCGCACACCGGGGGCCTGCGCGCGCCATGCGGGTCGCCGGGACGCGTCAGAGCGATTCGTGGCTCTTCAGCGGGTGCCCGCAGGTGCGGACCACCGGCCCGTCGCCCGTGTCCGCCTTGTAGTCCAGGTACCTGCTGAAGCAGAAGTCGCTGTCGCCCCGGAAGGCCGGACATCCACAGGTCCGCTGCGGCGGGCCCTGCGACACCACTTCGGTGCAGAACTCCAGGGCTCCGAGGGGCGCGGCATCCGGATCCAGTCCGACCCGGGTGAGCAGGCCGGCGGCTTCGGTTCGCGCCCGGCCGACCAGCCGGGCCGCCTCCGCGAGGGCGCGCCGCTGCTCGTCGGTGAGGCCGTCGGGCGGGTAGGACATGGTGAAACCTCCTCGGGCGCCCCCCGGCGCGGGGGACGCTCTCGTCCGTGCACGGTCACTGCTCGTCGACGCGCGGGCACTCCATCAGCCCGGGCTCGATCTCCGTGCACTCGAAGACGGGCTGGGTGATGCCCGCCGTCGTCACCGTGCCCGGTTCCGGCGGCGTCCCACCGAGACCGTCGGGATGGTAGGCGAGCGAGAAGACCCCGGCCGCTCCCGGATATCTGCCGAGCAGACCGCGGAACTCCCTCACCAGTCCGCCGAACTCCTCCGGCACCGTGCCCACCCGCTCGCGTCGCTCCGTCATGACCGCCTCCATGTCCGGGACATCGCCCGGCACGTCCTCGGCGAACGGCGCGTCAGCGGTTTCGCCACCGCCGGTGGGGACCGGGCCTGTTCCACCCACCTCCAGTCTCGCGCGAGACGCGCGCACGCGCAGGGCAAGCCGGTGCCGCCAGCCTTGCCTTGACGCCGACGTCAAGGAATACCGTCGCGGCATGCGAATCGGCGAGCTTGCGGAACGGGCCGGGACCACGACCCGGGCCCTGCGCTACTACGAGGCCCGGGGGCTGCTCCCCGCGCGGCGCGCGGTGAACGGCTACCGGACGTACGACGAGGACGACCTGCGGCTGCTGCACCAGATCCGGACACTGCAGGACTTCGGCTTCGGCCTGGAGGAGACCCGGCCGTTCGTCGAATGCCTGCGGGCCGGGCACCCGGAGGGCGACTCCTGCCCCGCCTCGCTCGCCGTCTACCGGGCCAAGCTCACGGAGCTGGACGCCCTGATCGAGCAGCTCGCCACCGTGCGGGCGCAGGTCGCGGTGTCGCTGCTGCGGGCCGAGGCGCAGCTGCCCCGGGGCCCGGAACCCCACTGCGAATTCTCGGAGGTCGACCAGTGATCAGTACGGACATCGGTACGGACATCAGTGCGGGCATCAGTACCGACTTCGGTACGGGCATCAGTGCAGGAGGCGTCACCGCGGTGACGGACGCGGACTTCGGCGCCCAGGTCCTCGCGGCCGGGCAGCCGGTCCTGGTGGAGTTCTCCGCCGCCTGGTGCGGGCCGTGCCGTCAGATCGCCCCCGTGCTGAAAGCCGTGGCGGCCGAGCACGCGGACCGGCTGAAGGTGGTGGAGATCGACGCGGACACCAATCCGGAGACGGCGGCCCGCTACGGCGTCCTGTCGCTGCCGACGCTGCTGGTGTTCGACGGCGGCGAGCCGGTGCTCTCCCTGACCGGCGCCCGGCCCAAGCGCAAGCTGCTCCAGGAACTGGCCGGAGTCCTCGGCAGCTGAGCGCCCGTGCGCCGGTCCCGCGCGGGGCCGGCGCACGCTCCGGCTCAGACCAGGCGCCTGATCTCGCCGCGGACCCGGTAGAAGCCGGCCTGCGCGGGGTGCAGGGAGTCCACCACGTACCGGGCGCCGGCCTCGCGTATGCCGCGCGGGAACTGCACGTACCAGGAGCGGTCGTAGCCCTCCGACACCACGTGCACCCGCACCCGGCCCCCGCTGCCGACGCACTCGACGACCACGCCGCCCGCCGGGGCCTCGGAGACCGTGGCCACCGAGGCGGCCGAGACCGCCGGGGTGTAGGTCGGCAGCGCGGCGGCCGACTTGACGTCCCTCGCGACGGGGACGGAGCCCTGCTGGGCGGCGGTGACCGCGGTCTCGCTCGCGTCCACGCAGACCAGGGAGCCGTCGGTGGTGACCATGTACAGCTTCTCGTCGTGGTACTGCATGGACAGCGCGGAGCCGCCGCCCGTGCGCAGCTTCCACAGGCGGGTGCCGTCGGTGTCGAAGCAGTAGACGGACGAGGCCGAGTCCCCGGCGAAGACGTGCCGGCCGTCGGGGGAGGTGGCGCAGGAGTAGACGGCGGTGTCGCAGCGGTACGTCGCCTCCACCGCGCCCGTCGCCTTGGAGAGCCGCTGCACCACGTGGCGCGCGGTGCCCGCGTAGACGGCGTCGTCCTCCTGCCAGCCGAAGAGCACCCCGCCCGTGGTGCGGGTGTGCCACAGCTCCCCGCTCCCGTCGGGTGCGTAGGCCGTCACACCGCTCTGGTGGCCGTGGTAGACGCCCCGGTCGTCGGCGCGCACCATCCACGCCTGGCCGCCCGCGGACCGGCGGGCCCACTGGTACTCGTCCTCGTGGTCGATGACGGTGAGGCCGCCGTCGGCGTCCGAGACGTTGAGCACGCCCTCGCGGATGTCGAGCCAGAAGATGTCGACGTCGGCCGCGATGTCGTAGGCGGCGAAGGGCAGTTTCGACGAGAGGTCGTACACCGTGCCGTCGTCGCAGCCCGCGTAGATCCAGAAGTCGTCCGCCACGAGGCACTTGACGCCGTCCGGCAGGGAGTAGCGGGCGAGCACGTCGCCGCCGTGGCTGAGCGTGAAGACGTCTCCCGCCTGGTTCCCCACCCAGCAGCGGTCCTCGTCGATGTGGATGCCGAAGGCGGCGGAGCCGGTGCGGAAACGCCACAGCACGGGGGCGGTGGAGCGGGCGGTGGACGGCGCGGAGGTCACCTGGCGGCGGGTCACGGGACGCGCCGCGCGCTGCCCCCGCACCGCCGGGGCGTACCCCTTGCGCACCTTCTCGCCGATCTTCCGCGCCGCGGCGGCCTGCGCCTTCTCCGCGGTGGGGAACGAGGAGGACTGGAGCTGGCCGGCCGCGCCGATGCGCCCGTACCGCACCGAGACGGCCGTCCCCTCCACCGTCACCTCGTAGAACTTGTGCGCCCCGCCGTCGTCCTGCGACAGCTCGAGATACGTCGTCGTACCGGACATGGCAGACCCCTCCCCAAGACGGAACAGCCGTCCGTCTCCGGCCCGTTCCCACTGAGGAGAACGCTAAGGGGCACCACTGACACGCCGGCAGGCAGGCGCGTCCGGCCCCCGCCTGCCCGGTGCGCCGCCGGGCTTCCCGGGGATCACGAAAAATCCCCCGGAACCGAATTGACGGCCGGGGGTAATACCTGCGTATATTTGATGGTTCCTCGTTCGTCATTTCGCGGAGAACTGTGCGCCGAGAATTTACGAAGGGAACTTCACTGGATGAACCATATCGCGTCAGGAGCTGAATTGTCAACCGAGGAATTGCGGAACGAACAGCAATTCGTCGACCGGCTCCACGAGCGCCTCGACGCGCTCCGGGAGCAGGCCGAGAACGCCGTCAACGCGACCGCCGCCCAGGTCACGACAGGTCGCCAGGCCCGAGTCGAGCGCGACATCGGCGTCGCGGAACACCTTGCCCACCTGAACGCCCTCAACGCCGTCGACGACGGACTCTGCTTCGGCCGAATCGACCGGAAGGACGGCACGACCCGCCACATCGGCCGGGTCGGAATGCGCCGCGACGACGCCGATCGCACTCCGCTGCTCATCGACTGGCGCGCTCCCGTCGCCCGCCCCTTCTACCTCGCCACCGGATTCGAGCCGATGGGCCTCGTACGCCGCCGGCACATCAGGACCAAGGACCGGACCGTCACCGCGCTGCACGACGAGATCCTCGACCTGACCGACCCGACCCGCACCGGCCACGAGTCCCGCGACGCCGACGAGGTGCTCCTGGCCGCGCTCGCCTCGGCGCGCACCGGCCGCATGACCGACATCGTGCAGACCATCCAGGCCGAGCAGGACCGTGTCATCCGCGCGCCCCGGCACGGCGTGCTCGTCGTCGAGGGCGGCCCGGGCACGGGCAAGACCGCCGTCGCGCTGCACCGCGCCGCGTACCTGCTCTACGAGCACCGCGAGCAGCTGTCCCGGCGGGCGGTGCTGATCGTCGGCCCGAACCCGGCCTTCCTCGGCTACATCGGCGAGGTGCTGCCGTCGCTCGGCGAGACCGGCGTCCTGCTGTCGAGCATGGGCGAACTCTTCCCCGGCGTCCGCGCCGACGGAACCGACACGCCCCGCGCCGCCGCGGTCAAGGGGCGGGCCTCGATGGCCGGGGTCCTCGCCCGCGCGGTGGCCGCCCGGCAGACCCTGCCCGACACCGTGCCCGCCACCAGCGGCGAGGACCACGGCGAGGTCCCCGAACCCGCGCTGGAGATCGACCACGAGGGCTACGGGACGCTGCTGCTGGACCGCGAGATGGCGCACGAGGCCCGCGACCGGGCCCGCTCCACCGGGCTGCCGCACAACCTGGCCCGACCGCACTTCGCCTTCCGCGTCATCGACGCCCTCACCGCCCAGCTCGCCGACCGGCTCGGCGCCGACCCGTACGGAGGGGAGAACCTGCTCGGCCCCGACGACATCGCCCAGCTCGGCAAGGAGATCGCCACCAGCGCCGAGGTGCACGCCGCCATCGACGCGCTGTGGCCCCCGCTCACCCCCGAACGGCTCGTCGCCGACCTGCTCGCCGGACCGGAGGAGTACCTGGACGCCGCCGACGCCGACGCCGTGCGCCGCGACGGCGGCCCGTGGACCCCCGCCGACGTGCCGCTGCTGGACGAGGCCGCCGAACTCCTCGGCACCGACGACAGCGCGGCCCGCGCCGCGGCCGAGGCGGAGCGCCAGGACCGCATCGCCTACGCCCAGGGCGTGCTGGAGCTCTCCCACGGTTCCGAGACGTACGAGTTCGAGGACGAGGAGTCCGAGGTCCTGGCGGCCCACGACGTCATCGACGCCGAGCGGATGGCCGAACGGCACGAGGAGGCCGACCACCGCACGGCCGCCGAACGCGCCGCGGCCGACCGCACCTGGGCCTTCGGGCACATCATCGTCGACGAGGCGCAGGAGCTGTCCGCGATGGCGTGGCGGCTGCTGATGCGCCGCTGCCCGACCCGGTCGATGACCCTGGTCGGCGACCCCGCGCAGACCGGCGACGAGGCGGGCTGCGGATCGTGGCAGGAGATCCTCGAACCGTACGTCGGCGACCGCTGGGAGCACACCCGGCTCGGCGTCAACTACCGGACGCCCGCCGAGATCATGGAGCTCGCCGCCGGGGTGCGCCGGGCCGCCGACCCCTCCTTCGAGCCGCCCCGCTCGGTGCGCTCCACCGGGGTGCGCCCCTGGGAGGCGTCCGTCGCGCGGGAGGAACTCGCCGCCGCCGTGGCGGGCCGGGTCGCCGGCGCGCCCCGCGAGGGGCGCACCGCCGTGATCGCCCCCGCGGCGCTGCACCGGGAGCTCGCCGCCCGGCTGCCGGACGCGGGGACGGGCCGGGACCCGGACCTGACCCGGCCCGTCGTGCTCCTCGACCCGAAGGCGGCGAAGGGGCTGGAGTTCGACACCGTCGTCGTGGTGGAGCCGGAGGCCATCCGCGACGGCTCCCCGTACGGCGTGAACGACCTGTACGTCGCGTACACCCGGGCGACGCAGCGCCTCGGCGTGGTCCGGGTGCGGTGACCGCGGCGGGGGCGGCCGCCGCCGGGGCGGGCCGCCCCCGGGCCGGGCCGTCAGGCCGGGCGCAGCCAGATGGTCGCCAGCGGCGGCAGCGTCAGCACCACGGACGTCCGGCGGCCGTGCGACTCGGCCTGCTCCGTCTTCACCGGGTCCGCGTTGACCACGCCCGAACCGCCGAACCGCTCCTCGTCGGTGTTGAGCACCTCCGCCCACACCGGCACCGAGCCGGGCACGCCGAGCCGGAAGCCGTGGCGGACGACGGGGGAGAAGTTGCTGACGGCCAGCAGCGGCTCGCCGTCGCGGTCGAAGCGCAGGAAGGCGAGGACGTTGTCCTCGGCCGCGCCGCCGTCCACCCAGTCGAAGCCGTCCGGCACGGTGTCCTGCTGCCACAGCGCCGGGGCGCTCCCGTACACCGTGTTGAGCTCCCGCACCAGGTCCCGCACGCCGCGGTGGTCGGGCTCGGCCGCGTACGAGGGGTCGAGCAGCCACCAGTCCGGGCCGTGGCCCTCCGACCACTCGGCTCCCTGGGCGAACTCCTGCCCCATGAAGAGCAGTTGCTTGCCCGGGTGGGCCCACATGAAGCCGAGGTAGGCGCGGTGGTCGGCGCGCTGCTGCCACCAGTCGCCGGGCATCTTGCTGACCAGGGCCCGCTTGCCGTGCACCACCTCGTCGTGCGAGATCGGCAGCACGTAGTTCTCGCTGTAGGCGTACACCATCGAGAACGTCATCTCGTTGTGGTGGAACTTGCGGTGCACGGGCTCGTGCTGGATGTACCCGAGCGAGTCGTGCATCCAGCCCATGTTCCACTTCAGGCCGAAGCCGAGACCGCCGAAGCCGCCGGGGCCGATGTGGTGGGTGGCGCGGGTGACGCCGTCCCAGGCCGTCGACTCCTCGGCGATGGTGACCACGCCGGGGCAGCGCCGGTAGACCGTGGCGTTCATCTCCTGGAGGAAGGCCACCGCGTCGAGGTTCTCCCGGCCGCCGTGCTCGTTCGGCGACCACTGGCCGTCCTCGCGGGAGTAGTCCAGGTAGAGCATCGAGGCGACGGCGTCCACCCGCAGGCCGTCGATGTGGAACTCCTCGCACCAGTAGACCGCGTTGGCGACGAGGAAGTTCCGCACCTCCTTGCGCCCGTAGTCGAACTCCAGCGTCCCCCAGTCGGGGTGGGCCGCCCGGGACGGGTCGCCGTGCTCGTACAGCGGGCGGCCGTCGAACTCGGCCAGCGCCCAGTCGTCGCGGGGGAAGTGCGCCGGCACCCAGTCGACCAGCACGCCGATGCCCGCCCGGTGGAGGCTGTCGACGAGGAAGCGGAAGTCGTCCGGGGTGCCCATGCGGGAGGTCGGCGCGTAGAAGCCGGTCACCTGGTAGCCCCAGGACCCGCCGAACGGGTGCTCGGCCACCGGCATGAACTCGACATGGGTGAAGCCGAGGTCCTTGACGTACCGGGGCAGCTGCTCGGCGAGCTGCCGGTAGGTCAGCCCGGGGCGCCAGGAGGCCAGGTGCACCTCGTAGACGGACAGCGGCGCCTCGTGGACCGGCCGGTCGGCGCGGTGCGCCATCCACTCCTGGTCCGTCCATGTGTGGTGCGAGCGGGTCACCACCGAGGCGTTGGACGGCGGCACCTCGGTGCGCCGCGCCATCGGGTCGGCCCGCAGCGTGTGCGAGCCGTCGGGGCGCATGATCTCGAACTTGTAGAGCGCGCCGTCGCCGACCCCCGGCAGGAACAGCTCCCAGACGCCGGTCGACCCGAGCGAACGCATCGGGAACCCGGTGCCGTCCCAGTAGTTGAAGTCGCCGACGACCCGCACGCCGCGGGCGTTCGGCGCCCACACGGTGAACCGGGTGCCCGTGACGCCCTGGTGGGTGCAGGGGTGTGCGCCGAGCGCGTTCCACAGCTCCTCGTGCCGGCCCTCGCCGATCAGGTGGAGGTCGAGGTCGCCGAGGGAGGGCAGGAAGCGGTACGGGTCGTCGGTCTCGTAGCCCTCGGGGTGGTCGGGGTAGGTGATCAGCAGGCGGTACTCGGGCATGGTGCGCATCGGCAGCACGCCCGAGAACAGACCGTCCCCGTCGTCGTGGAGTTCGGTGCGCAGGCCCTTGGCCAGGATCGTCACCGCGGTGGCGTGAGGGCGCAGCACCCGCAGCTGGACGCCTCCGCGGACGGGGTGGGCGCCGAGCAGCGCGTGGGGGTCGTGGTGGCCGCCGCTCAGCAGCCGCCCGCGGTCCTCGTCGCCGAGGCCGGCCGCGGGGCGGAGCCCGCCGGGACGGGGTGCGGGGGCGGCGGTGTTCCGGGGGCCGGAGTCCGCGGCCGGGCCGCCGGACTCCGCTCCCGAGCCGCCGGCCGCCCG
It encodes the following:
- a CDS encoding helix-turn-helix transcriptional regulator, producing the protein MHQPSSPPFDSLAARRLREALGMAPGHVSYGLRAQYGLTVTPDTVVAWERGTATPGTRELTALAGVLWCSPAELLAGATTLREHRIARGWTSEDLARRIGLDAGAYARMEESRRWRGGERQTAALAEALELSPRDLLAVTGRDRELADLLRGAVGARWQAYVRPVARMVPMERARLEAVLQRLHSDYQSRTVATLSWGDASEDTGGPGRDFLDRILEHFWALARD
- a CDS encoding response regulator; translation: MTIRVLVVEDDPVAADAHALYVGRVAGFAVVGVAHSRAEAVRALERTEVDLLLLDLYLPDGHGLHLVRSLRAAGHSADVIAVTSARDLAIVREGVSLGVVQYVLKPFTFATLRDRLDRYAEFRAAAGEASGQDEVDRALAALRAPRTGTTLPKGLSGPTLEAVTRTLRESPQGLTATEAAASVGISRITARRYLEHLVTAGRADRAPQYGQVGRPELQYRWLSSRR
- a CDS encoding sensor histidine kinase, coding for MRLPRPRSLAGQLFAMQVVLVAAIVAGCALFAYVTDQSQAEESARLQTTATAAAAARSPSVAEAVRSADPSAVLQPYAEALRKDAGMDFVVIMDPEGRRWTHPTPERIGETYLGHIGPAQRGGVLSEQFEGTLGLSVRTVAPVLDGGRVVAIVSAGITVEEITQQVREQVTALLVAAGAALALGGAGTYVINARLRRHTHGMNAAELGRMHDFHQAALHAVREGLVMLDGRRRIALANDGARELLGLGDDAVGRPVADLGLPAPLTGALLASEPRVDEVHLTADRVVVVNTRPVVGGEQRGTVVTLRDHTELQALSGELDSERGFTQALRSQAHEAANRLHTVVSLIELGRADEAVDFATAELELAQVLTDRVVGAVGEPVLAALLLGKTAQANERGVELVLTEDSRIDDHVLPHTLPPRDLVTILGNLIDNAVDAAGGVPSPAAPEPGPPGPAHTVHAPTGQAPAAHAPADPAPAPAGPGSGAAPGRGAARPAGAPDVAPPARVPAQGAPGGAGAPPPGGTRARVTVTLRAGEDELLVRVADSGPGVSPDRAEDVFRRGWSTHGPGRGIGLALVRQAVRRGRGTVDVGRGTDGGAEFTVRLPLITAGRPAPEQPTESRA
- a CDS encoding cation:dicarboxylate symporter family transporter — encoded protein: MATANGRRDRTHYLYIAVIAAVALGIAVGFAAPGVAVELKPIGTGFVNLIKMMISPVIFCTIVLGIGSVRKAAKVGAVGGLALGYFLVMSTVALAIGLLVGNLLEPGSSLHITEATREAGAAQAEGTGESTADFLLGIIPTTLVSAFTEGEVLQTLLVALLAGFALQAMGSAGEPVLRGIGHIQRLVFRILAMIMWAAPIGAFGAIAAVVGETGLDALKSLAVIMIGFYVTCALFVFVILGLLLRLVAGVNLFALLKYLGREFLLIVSTSSSESALPRLIAKMEHMGVSKPVVGITVPTGYSFNLDGTAIYLTMASLFIANATGDPLSAGEQISLLVFMIIASKGAAGVTGAGLATLAGGLQSHRPELVDGVGLIVGIDRFMSEARALTNFAGNAVATVLVGTWTKEIDKERVDLVLAGKAPFDEATLLDDHAPAEETAALPEPRDDQREPAKV
- a CDS encoding DUF6422 family protein; its protein translation is MSYPPDGLTDEQRRALAEAARLVGRARTEAAGLLTRVGLDPDAAPLGALEFCTEVVSQGPPQRTCGCPAFRGDSDFCFSRYLDYKADTGDGPVVRTCGHPLKSHESL
- a CDS encoding MerR family transcriptional regulator gives rise to the protein MRIGELAERAGTTTRALRYYEARGLLPARRAVNGYRTYDEDDLRLLHQIRTLQDFGFGLEETRPFVECLRAGHPEGDSCPASLAVYRAKLTELDALIEQLATVRAQVAVSLLRAEAQLPRGPEPHCEFSEVDQ
- a CDS encoding thioredoxin family protein, whose product is MSTDIGTDISAGISTDFGTGISAGGVTAVTDADFGAQVLAAGQPVLVEFSAAWCGPCRQIAPVLKAVAAEHADRLKVVEIDADTNPETAARYGVLSLPTLLVFDGGEPVLSLTGARPKRKLLQELAGVLGS